The genomic stretch tttttaaattatttgatggtatttttgtcgATAACAAAATTCGAGTACATTTTTGCTAGCGACAAAATTATTCGGGTGTATTTTTGGCGATTTACCCCAGGAAAGAATTCTATCACACTGATACCATTCAACCCCTTTCCTTCTAACTTCAGTGTTATCTTATTTCCCTGCTATATCTTCTATCTTCTACTGCTACTGTACTATCTGATTCAGCTGACAGTTTACAGTTTCCTTCTTTTTTAGTTACATAACTCTGCTTTTTCAGTGAAATTACTAGGTTTCTAATAACACATATTACATACAACATTAAACTTACAGTGTTGGGTAATGTGGGGAGATGTTCCTCTGAGGCTAGGAAATCCCCCTCATCAATGTCCCCATAATGCATAGCCACGGTACCATCAGATGGCTTCTCAGCCATTATCATCCTAATTCGTAACCTGGGAACTAAAGAGACAACATTTCCTGAAGAAGAGAGTGGAATTTCAGACAAAAGAACGAAATTTATATATGCACACACACACGACTATATAACTTCCAAAACTTCAACAAAACAAACCTTGGAGTACACGCTCCGGCAAGCAGAAACTTAAAGCTCTCATTTTGCACACATTCATACTTCCACCTATAAGCGACTTTGACAAAGAACTTGTTTCCTCTATCAATCCTTCATTATTGTTTGGATTGGCAAGAAAAGCTGACAAATGCTGAGGTGAATATGTATTCTGCTTTCTTATGGGATAATCATCAGACTTGTTCTTCTTTAAGTTCAGTTGAAGCCTGCCATAAGTCCATATGCTATACATAAGAGAAACGAAAGAAATAATAATCTGAAAATTTCACTCTGAAAAGTAGTGGCACTCTAGCACAGACTAAGATAAACTGTATCTGATTAAAGAAGTAATATGATAACTTCTAAGGATGTGGGAAAATAGTGCTTGATTAAAAtggtaaaaattaaatttcataaCCACCACAAAATACCTAGTACAGAAACAAATGGTATATGGAAAATCACAACTGTGGGATTATGGAAATAATATGGAGATGCAGTTTTAAAATTTCACTCGTTATACCTCGTTGTGACCAGTTCAATTTTTGAGAACCTTTCAAGCATATTTTGAAGACCTTGATCAACCATAGCAGGGGTACCAACTGCAGGACTATTTGCATTCAATGGAACCCCATTACCAACACTAGCCGGAGAACCAACTCCATTCATTGCTGGGGTCTTGGGAAGGGAATTAGATCTCCGTTTGGCAGCCAGTTGTGCCTGGTGTTGTCTTTGTGCAGAATCGTTAGCATTAGAAGTCAAAGGTGGTGTTCCAACAGCAGCAGGAACTGAAGCCATTGATATCTTCTCCTTTTGTGATGCACCAGCTACAGCTGTCATTGCAGATTGTCCAAAACTTGGTCCAACTGAACCATTCGAAAGTTCTCCTGATTTTGAAGATAATGGCGAATGAGGTAATGCCCCACTAGATAAACGAGGACTCTGTATTGACTTCCTTTTCTGAACAACCTGGTCCTCTTTTTTCGCTTCTTTCTCCATATGCTGACCCATAGTATTCCAGGTTGTCTGAGGGAAATTCGGTCTCATGAATGCCTGTGGCAACCGTTGCTGAAGCAGCAACTGTTGGGAATCTAGATTGCTTGTCTCCATTTGCATACTGCGGTTCATTTCTGTGCCATCTAATTTATCCATTTCAAACTGTTCTTCCTTTGCAACTAATCTGATACCATGCTGACCAGAAGCCAAATGAACAGCCCCCTGATCTTGATTCAGCACCCCTTCAAATACCTTCTGGGAAAATTTCTGATTACCACTGCTCACATACTGAATACCTCTGGTCATTGCTTGTTGTGGCAATAATGGATTCTGCCAGGTCATATCCGATCCTTGAAGAGCTTCAGAATGTGTGCTAACTGGCTGCTGTTGCATTGTGTCAACACCTGCGGAAGAATGCCTCATTCTTTTTGCAAGATTGGATAAAGGTGATGTTTGTCCATGTTGACTATCCCGTTTTGCATGAATAGAGGCATTTGCGTTTGTATTATCAGCATATGAAATCATGGGATCCTGTGAAGCAGGAGATGCCCCAGATTGATTAATAGCAGCAGATGCCATTTGATACCTTGATTGATTAGACAACATAGAAAATCCTGGGACAGAGGAATCTGGTATGAAAGTCTTGGGTCTCAAGGCCATAGCAATTTGTGGATTAAAATTTTGCGTTGCTGGATTTTCAAGGGTCTGCTGCAAAATGGCATTAGACGCAACGATACCTGAATCACCCAACCTGCTATTTGAGCTTTCAGGCATTATTTCCGTGCATACTTTCCTACCATGGATTTCATTATTAGAAGTAACAGCAAAATCTGGCATATGCCTTAATCGTTTTCTCCGCAAAGTGCCCAGATTCAAATTAAGCTGCAACATCAAGCTCACCATCACTATAATGCATATCAGTACATAATAAGTTAGTCGATGGAGAACATATCTTATTTATACCTTTGTGGGAGCTCTACTTTCACACAGCTGATCTAGCTTTGGAGTAGGATCTAGATGAAGTTTCGGTTGTACAGCTTTCAGTATCTTCGATTCAACTTCCTATTGTGGAAAAGATGAGGTAATATCAACACACACGAAATGAAAAACTAATGGGAATTGTTCATTGAATGGTTAACAATACTCACCATTAGATCACCATATGTCCAAGACTTATCAGTGATAGATGGGATGTCCTTCACAATATTCTCTAATGACATCTTGAGGCATACTTTATTAACAACAGGAGACATGTCAGTGGACACAACACCAGCCCCGTTTTCTGAAGCACATCTTCGAAAATCACGCACCTGAGAAGTTACAGAAATAATACAAAGCTGAATTTCAAATTGATCAAATaagagaaaggaaagaaagcaaAAAGAGCATAACAAATTGTCCTTAATTGAAGGAAGGAATGCCAAGAAGAGGTGGTATCGTTATGAAAGAGCTCTTCAAGGTATTAATAACCACCTCATCTTTTAACCGTAATCACTGTAAACTGTTCTATAAAAAAACACAGCCCGATGCACAAGCAACCCACGTTACATAGGGTCTAGGGAAGGACCGCACCCAAAAAGTGTAACGCAGGCAGCATATCCTGATAAATGCATCAGCAGCTGATTCCACGGCTTGAATCTGTGAACTTGAGGTCTCAATTCTTCATAAAATGTTCTATTGCCAAGAAGAAACGTGTGTCCccttaaaagattttttataagaaaatgaTAGGAATTTAAATATTGCCAGCAAAGGAAAGTATACAAACAATGAAACAACACACCTCACATATAAGTGCTCCATCAACATATTTGACAGGTATATCATCCAGAATGTCTGCAGGTAAGTGACCTGACTCTATAGCCTGCAAATATACCATTAATGAGAAAGAAAATGTTTAAGTGCATAAATGGTTGAAGCAAGTAGACAAGCCAAAACTAACAGAATTAAGAAATTATAATGATGAATAAGACAATGAATCTTAGGCTAATAACTTAACAAAAGTGCCCAGACAAGTAGCATAGTCTCTGGACTCTGGctctatttttatttcaaaattccAGAAACCAAATGCACAGGAGGTAGAAACAAGAAACCAAGTCCCCAGCAGTCAACAACTTTTCTTAGTTTTTTTCATAAAACAGTGAAATTTCATTAATACAAGGAGAACAATAATACAAATTGCGGATAAGGGTTGcgctatacaaaaacaaaaggATTTATCAATAAAGCATAGCTTTCCAAGCTCAACATATTTGCAAGGAAAAGTCCCCTATAGAAATCATGAGATTTACACCAAATAGATGTTGGGTGTCTAATCACATACCAGAAATCATgcttatcaaaaaaaaaatgtcaTTGAAGGTGTGTGCATTATGCATAGTCCAAATAGTGGTGAAAACTGCATAGTGCCACTAAAATCTCTCCCCTTCTCTACTACCAAACCCAACAAACCTAGTCAAATGAAATTGATCTAAGGTTGAAATCCCAAAAATGCAATGCTTTTGGATTTAAGTAAATCAAAAGCTTAGTATGAAACTTTCAGATGTACAGATAGCATTGCGTATTATACATTGTTTAATGCCATGCTCAATTGCAATTCTTTAAACAGTACTGCCAAAACTGAATGAACTAGAATATCATAGATTTGCGAGACTTACCAAGAAAAGGCTTTCAGATGACCTATCATATGGATGCTTGGGAAAATCTTGATACTTAGCATGGTTTGCTATCTCATTCTGAAAATTCACCAATCACTACTTCAGAAACATACAAGTCATGCTATAATACTTTCTTTATTTCAGGATATTCCTTCAACATTCACAAAATATTGACTGTTGCTTACACAAACCTCGAAGGGTTTTCCAATAGAATAACCATCTGGGAACAGGTTCAACGTGAAAGAAGCTTCCGCATCTGTGAAAACATGAAAGCCCCACAGCATTCAGTATTCATACACAAGTTAGGCGGCCAATTCGATTTCAAGACTTACCTGCTAATGAAAGAGGTTCAGATGGAATGGACAAAGTAGACATCTGACCCAAGTTTTTGCCAGCCACGGAGAGATCACTCTGTATAAAAATGATACATTGCAATAAGAAAGAGATTCAACAAATATCTATATGAAATTCAGATAACATGCTGGCCAAttgcaaaataagaaaaacctCCAGGATGTCATGTTCTTgctgaagaaaaattagaaccAACCCATCCAATATGATAATTCTAATGCAGAAAACCTACATCAATTTTCATCTTATAACCCGTCCCCAAAATTGAAATTACATACAAACAGCTCAGTGTATTAGAGTTCCTTTATTTATAACACTTCGAAAAGCCTTCTAGACCAATACAATTTCTTTTCTAACTTCCACATATTTTAAAACCTGAATACTACCACAAATATCAACGGAACCAACATGATTTCCACGTCTACCAGTTTAGCTCTCTCAAGATACAAAGCAAGGTAGAAAATAAAATTCAGTGAAACGTTTTCGATAGGGGGAAGAGACACCTTCGGTTTTTATGTCTAGTAGAATGAAATAAAATGTGACGGAAATTTTCGCTCTATTGTTTGGAATACAATTGAAGTGAAGAGAGATTTCAGTTATAAAGTAAAACTGGTTCAAGCTTCAGCAAGCTTCAACGGTAAGCTCCACCAAGAAAATATCTCGAATCGAAAGTGAAATTGGAGAATGAAGTGAAACGGCATTGGCGTACCTGTGGCTCGCGGGAAATTGACATTGAATTCTGGGAGGTGCCATCGCTGGAAGGTTCGGGATGAGCGGGAAGGGGCTTGGAGCGAAACCTAGTGCCAGTCTTTGAAACTTTGAAGGAAACCCCCATGATCGTCCTGCTTGGGAGAACCGAATTTTGCTTGCGGATCGAGAAGATAATGAAACCCTAAAATCTAAAAGAGGGAAGGAGAAAAACTTGTATCCGAAGAAATTCGGGAGAGAAATTGACTTAAGTTATCGACTCTCAGCATATTATTTACTTTTGCGAACTGCGAAGGACGCGAGCGTCCTAAACGAGTTCATGTTCGTGGGTTTTGCGCCATTTTGCTTGGGTTCCGGTTTTCATGGCGCAGTGGTCTGGGTCAAGGTTTGTTTGGTTTAGCAAATCAATTATCTATTCTATCTATGTATTATatctattataatatataaatatcaaatttttacATAAAACTGACGTGATATACTTCTatgagtattttttaatttataggGTTCTTTTGGGAAACATCAAaaagttactttttttttatttttgacttATAAAAAGTTACATTAATGTGTTTGGTACAATTTTTTAGataaacttttaacttttcaaaaagttatttaagagtttttgaagaagttaaaaaatgtgatttctcttattttcaaAAGCTATTTTATCACTCTTATTTAATGCACAACTTTAAAATAAGGACTTTTATAATAACTATCCAAActcaaaataacttatttaaaagttattattaataaaagtccttatatTTTAAACTCCTTTTTTAAAAGAACTTATTTAAGAAGTTTAGCCAAACTGGCCCTTATATACAATTCattatgataaattaattatatcaattaattgatttaattagatatttaagtattatattatttttttgtgactaagtatcatattatttaatattatgtatattaattaattgaatataataaatacaaattaatttagttaaaaattcattgttttatagtgttttatatatatatataaacataacagaacaaaattataaaaataatctttttattaCTTTGGatattttaactcttttttctttgtttttttctctttatgtGTAATTTTGTTTTGCGTtaactttgtttatttaatgataaaatatacTCATGTTAATTCTATCAAtttttctcatatatattttgatttgtatAGTTACTATTAATCTTgtagtttttattttcttaaattattttttattttcttttatgacttaataatttaaaacaaaaaaaaacaaaaaaaaaagcgaTGGCCAAAAACGCAGGCTAAAAGTCTAAAGTAGCAACATCATTTTtcagcattattattattattaatataaattttattattttttttctaacatTCTTTAATATGATCTTTATTTCTTagtctttattatttttaatacttttattattttattctctaaTTATAAATCTTCTTGTAATAATTCTTTGATAGAATAGTTTTTTggtttattaaatttttttcctattttttatcaaaaataatatctattagaaaaaaagaggatacaaattaaattttaaaattcaaatttaaataagatgtACAAAGGATAACTATTgaattgagatctagaattCATTTGGTAGATTTAAAATTCTTTATATTATCGTCATTTTCaaatactattataaaattcggAAAAGCTCAACATCCATGTAAAAATTACATGGATGGTATCCAAGTGCCTTGTAAAAATTACATGGATGGTATCCAAGTGCCTTCCACTCCATGCGTTTTCTTCCACCCACACACTCGTTTGTTTTACATGCGCCTCATATAACATATGAATGTAATTCTTATTTTGCGTGATCAACCTTTTTCAACGTAAACCTTTCCATATAACGTAAACCTTTtttgcattcttcttcttcttcttcttgctgttctccttcttcttcttcaacctaaTTAAATTCGTTGTTCTCCTCTATTCACGTTTTTCTTCTCTGCATTATTGATCCGGATTGACTTCAATGTAATTAGCTTCGtcgttcatcttcttcttcg from Arachis stenosperma cultivar V10309 chromosome 9, arast.V10309.gnm1.PFL2, whole genome shotgun sequence encodes the following:
- the LOC130947396 gene encoding protein PHYTOCHROME-DEPENDENT LATE-FLOWERING isoform X1; the protein is MGVSFKVSKTGTRFRSKPLPAHPEPSSDGTSQNSMSISREPQSDLSVAGKNLGQMSTLSIPSEPLSLADAEASFTLNLFPDGYSIGKPFENEIANHAKYQDFPKHPYDRSSESLFLAIESGHLPADILDDIPVKYVDGALICEVRDFRRCASENGAGVVSTDMSPVVNKVCLKMSLENIVKDIPSITDKSWTYGDLMEVESKILKAVQPKLHLDPTPKLDQLCESRAPTKLNLNLGTLRRKRLRHMPDFAVTSNNEIHGRKVCTEIMPESSNSRLGDSGIVASNAILQQTLENPATQNFNPQIAMALRPKTFIPDSSVPGFSMLSNQSRYQMASAAINQSGASPASQDPMISYADNTNANASIHAKRDSQHGQTSPLSNLAKRMRHSSAGVDTMQQQPVSTHSEALQGSDMTWQNPLLPQQAMTRGIQYVSSGNQKFSQKVFEGVLNQDQGAVHLASGQHGIRLVAKEEQFEMDKLDGTEMNRSMQMETSNLDSQQLLLQQRLPQAFMRPNFPQTTWNTMGQHMEKEAKKEDQVVQKRKSIQSPRLSSGALPHSPLSSKSGELSNGSVGPSFGQSAMTAVAGASQKEKISMASVPAAVGTPPLTSNANDSAQRQHQAQLAAKRRSNSLPKTPAMNGVGSPASVGNGVPLNANSPAVGTPAMVDQGLQNMLERFSKIELVTTRLQLNLKKNKSDDYPIRKQNTYSPQHLSAFLANPNNNEGLIEETSSLSKSLIGGSMNVCKMRALSFCLPERVLQGNVVSLVPRLRIRMIMAEKPSDGTVAMHYGDIDEGDFLASEEHLPTLPNTHCADLLAKQFCSQMAREGYMKEDDRIQIMPNRVNFQAGSQSSVPPNNSVVEMQQYGDPTIGQSSNEFAKPASNSNASLNLPQNLVANPRMLPPGNPQALQMSQGLLSGVSMAPRPQQLEAQALQQQQQQLQQHTLIQQQNPQFQRSMILGTNQFPHLNAIGQNSNISLGNHMLSKSSPLQIQMLQQQQQQNQQPQMQRKMVGLGTTVGLGNMRNNIVGLGPMGNPMGMGVGRGIGGTGISAPMTSISSMGNMGQSPMNLNPASNISNAISQRLRSGSITPSQAEMLASKLRMTHNGSMLGSPQSSIAGMSGSRQIHPGSAGLMLGQSLSRSMNTLPRPVGPMGPPKLMAAGMNLYMNQQQQQLQPQQQQQQQQQLQAQQQTQQLQQQLQQQLQQQQETSSQLQAVVSPPQVSSPSTMGVPSLNQQTQQQASPQQMSQRTPMSPQQMSSGAIHALSAGNPEACPASPQLSSQTLGSVSSIANSPMDMQGVNKSNSVHS
- the LOC130947396 gene encoding protein PHYTOCHROME-DEPENDENT LATE-FLOWERING isoform X2, which gives rise to MGVSFKVSKTGTRFRSKPLPAHPEPSSDGTSQNSMSISREPQSDLSVAGKNLGQMSTLSIPSEPLSLADAEASFTLNLFPDGYSIGKPFENEIANHAKYQDFPKHPYDRSSESLFLAIESGHLPADILDDIPVKYVDGALICEVRDFRRCASENGAGVVSTDMSPVVNKVCLKMSLENIVKDIPSITDKSWTYGDLMEVESKILKAVQPKLHLDPTPKLDQLCESRAPTKLNLNLGTLRRKRLRHMPDFAVTSNNEIHGRKVCTEIMPESSNSRLGDSGIVASNAILQQTLENPATQNFNPQIAMALRPKTFIPDSSVPGFSMLSNQSSQHGQTSPLSNLAKRMRHSSAGVDTMQQQPVSTHSEALQGSDMTWQNPLLPQQAMTRGIQYVSSGNQKFSQKVFEGVLNQDQGAVHLASGQHGIRLVAKEEQFEMDKLDGTEMNRSMQMETSNLDSQQLLLQQRLPQAFMRPNFPQTTWNTMGQHMEKEAKKEDQVVQKRKSIQSPRLSSGALPHSPLSSKSGELSNGSVGPSFGQSAMTAVAGASQKEKISMASVPAAVGTPPLTSNANDSAQRQHQAQLAAKRRSNSLPKTPAMNGVGSPASVGNGVPLNANSPAVGTPAMVDQGLQNMLERFSKIELVTTRLQLNLKKNKSDDYPIRKQNTYSPQHLSAFLANPNNNEGLIEETSSLSKSLIGGSMNVCKMRALSFCLPERVLQGNVVSLVPRLRIRMIMAEKPSDGTVAMHYGDIDEGDFLASEEHLPTLPNTHCADLLAKQFCSQMAREGYMKEDDRIQIMPNRVNFQAGSQSSVPPNNSVVEMQQYGDPTIGQSSNEFAKPASNSNASLNLPQNLVANPRMLPPGNPQALQMSQGLLSGVSMAPRPQQLEAQALQQQQQQLQQHTLIQQQNPQFQRSMILGTNQFPHLNAIGQNSNISLGNHMLSKSSPLQIQMLQQQQQQNQQPQMQRKMVGLGTTVGLGNMRNNIVGLGPMGNPMGMGVGRGIGGTGISAPMTSISSMGNMGQSPMNLNPASNISNAISQRLRSGSITPSQAEMLASKLRMTHNGSMLGSPQSSIAGMSGSRQIHPGSAGLMLGQSLSRSMNTLPRPVGPMGPPKLMAAGMNLYMNQQQQQLQPQQQQQQQQQLQAQQQTQQLQQQLQQQLQQQQETSSQLQAVVSPPQVSSPSTMGVPSLNQQTQQQASPQQMSQRTPMSPQQMSSGAIHALSAGNPEACPASPQLSSQTLGSVSSIANSPMDMQGVNKSNSVHS